The Streptomyces sp. NBC_00306 sequence CCGCGGCGAAGGCGGCCGGCATGGATGTCTACGGGTTCACCGCGATGACGGCCGCCGAGAAGCTGGCCGGTGCGAAGGGGTACTTCGGGTCCATGGCCGAGCTGCCCGAACTGCTCGTCTGATCCGGCCGATTGGTTGCGTGATCGATCTACCGCTGGGTAGGGCATCGGCCTACGCTGTCCGGCCATGACGGATGCGCGGTTGGGGCAGCGGTTGCGGCGTGGTCGCGCCTCGTTGGCGTTGAGCTTCTTCGCGCAGGGAGTGGCGTTCGCGCTGCTCGTGACGCGTATACCTGCGGTGCAGGACCGGTACGGGATATCCGACGCCCTGCTGCCCGTCTTCCTCGCGGCGGTGCCGATTCTCGCCGGTGCGGGGAGCGTGGTCACCGAGCGGCTGGTGCGGCGGATCGCCCCCAGTGCCGTACTGCGGTGGTCCCAGCCGGTGGTGATGCTGGCGCTGCTGGGGGTCGCCGCCGGGACCGACGTGTGGCAGGTCGCGGTCTCCCTCGGGGTCTTCGGGCTCGCGGTGGGTGCGCTGGACGCGTCCATGAACATGCTCGGGGTGAGCCTTCAGCGGGCGTACGGACGCAGCATCATGCTCGGTTTCCACGCGGCGTACAGCCTCGGTGGGATTGCCGGCGCCTCGCTGGCGTGGGCGGGGGCGCACTGGGACCTGTCGCTGTTGGTCTCGTATCTGCCGGTGGTGGGTGTGCTGCTGCCGGTGGTGCTGGTGGCGAGCCGGTGGTACGCCGACCAGGAGCCGGTCCCGCAGACACAGGCGCAGGCGGGGGAGCGCGACGGGGCGGGTGTCGGGTTCCGGTTGCTGCTGCCGTTCTGCCTGGTGATGGCGTTCGCCTACATCGGGGACTCGACGGTCTCCAACTGGAGCGCGAAGTATCTGCAGGACGTGCTCGGGAGCTCGGAGGAGGTCGCGACCGTCCCGTACAACGCGTACATGGTGACGACCCTGCTGGGCCGGGCGGTGGGCGACCTGGGCGTGCGGCGGTTCGGTGCCGTGGCGGTCGTGCGGTGCGGGACGGTGCTGGCGGCGGCCGGGTTCGCCGTGGTGGCGGTGGCTCCCGGGCCCGCGGTGGGGATTCTCGGCTTCACCCTGCTGGGGTTCGGGTTGTGTGTGATCGTGCCGCAGACGTTCGCCGCGGCCGGACGGCGGGCGGTCGAGGCCGGGGGGCCCGGGGCGAGCGATGCGGCGGTGGCCAGGCTCAACGTCTTCAACTATGTCGGATTCCTGGTCGGTTCACCGCTCGTCGGGGCGCTCGGGGACGCCTGGAGCTATCGGTGGGCGATGGTCGTGCCGATGGTGTTGGTGCTGGTGACGTTGCGGTACGCCCGCTCGTTCGGCGCGGAGCCGGCCGGATACGGTGGCGGGCATGAGCGGCCGCGGATTGTTGATGTGGGACGAGGCGGTAACGAAGTATGACTTCGGGAGCAGCCATCCGATGGACCCGGTGCGGCTCGCGCTGACCATGGGGTTGGTGCGGGCGTACGGGCTGGACCGTGCGCTGGACGTGGTGTCCGCGAAGTCCGCCGGGGACTCCACGCTCCGGCTCGTGCACCGTGAGGACTATGTGGCGGCGGTCCGGGCGGCTTCGGCGGACCCGAAGTCGGCGGACCAGTCGTACGGGCTCGGCACGATGGACGATCCGGCCTTCGCGGGGATGCACGAGGCGTCCGCGCTGATCGCGGGGCAGTCGGTCGGGGCCGCGGAGGCGGTCTGGCGGGGTGAGGCCGCGCACGCGGTGAACTTCGCGGGCGGTCTGCACCATGCGATGCCCGGTGCGGCCTCGGGGTTCTGCATCTACAACGACGCGTCGCTGGCGATCGCGCGGCTGCTGGAGCTGGGTGCGGAGCGGGTCGCGTACGTCGATGTGGATGTGCACCACGGGGACGGCGTCCAGGCGGCGTTCTGGGACGATCCGCGGGTGCTAACGATCTCGATGCACGAGCATCCGCGGATGCTGTTCCCCGGTACCGGCTGGCCGGAGGAGACCGGCGGGGACGGTGCGGCGGCGGGCAGCGCGGTCAATCTGGCGCTGCCGGCCGGGACCGGCGACGAGGGCTGGCTGCGGGCGTTCCATGCGGTGGTGCCGGAGCTGCTGGCCGACTTCAGGCCGGACGTCCTGGTGACGCAGCACGGGGCGGACACGCACTTCGAGGACCCGCTGGCGCATCTGGCGGTGTCGTTGGACGCACAGCGGGCGGTACAGGAGTCGTGCCATGCGCTGGCCCACGACCATGTGGACGGCGGCCGGTGGGTCGCGCTCGGGGGCGGCGGGTACGCGGTGGTGGACGTGGTCCCCAGGTCGTGGACGCATCTGGTGGGGATCGCCGGACATGCGCCGGTGGACCCGGAGTCGGTGATCCCGTCGACGTGGCGGGACGAGGTGTACGCGCGGACGCGTCAGCTGGGGCCGGGACGGATGACGGACGGCCGTACGCCGACGTGGCGCGAGTGGGAGGCGGGTTACGACCCGGCGGACCGTCTGGACCAGGCGGTGCTGGCGACGCGGCGGACGGTGTTCCCGCTCAGGGGGCTGCTGCCGTAGGCGGACTGCCCCGACCGGCACCGGCGGGTGAGCGGCACCGAGTGGCGGCCGCGCGGCCGTACGGCACTGCTCCGTCCGCCCTTACTCCCGTTACGCCAACCGTGCGGTCACTCCCTCCTTTTCGTACGGGCCCGCGTCCGCTGCGGGAGCATCGGGAGCGTGTTGAGTACCGGAGCGCTGCGGGCGCATATTCTGGCGGCCCGGTTGGCCGGGTCCGTCGCCACGTCGCGGGAGGCGAGTCTGCGCAGTTACCGGCTCTTCGCCGCGCGTGATCCCCGCGCCACCCTCGGACTCCTTCCCGAACGGGACTGGAGCGAGCGGGAGTTGATCGCTCTGATGGCCGACAGGTGTGGTGTTTCGGACGATCCCTCCTGTGTCGACGGGCCCGACGTCATCGACCCCGAGCGGACGCTGACCGCACTCGCCGCCTTCGCCGAACGGCTCGGTGCCGTTGCTGCTCGTGGGGGAGCTGTGCTGCTCGGGACCGGGCATCCGCACCGGCTGCTCGGGTTCTACGCCGGGCTGGCAGACGCTTTGTCGGCGGCGGGCTGCGTCGTTCTCACCCCCGCGCAGGGGCGATGTGTCGACATAACGACCCGGTTCGGCGTACGCACGTACAACCTTGAGTACGTACGGGGCGTCGCGATGGTGCGCGAGGCCGGCGCCCGGGGCGCCGCGAGTGAGACCGGCGCACACTCCCATTCCCCCCTGCCGGTTCGGGTCGCCCTGGAGGGTGTCGCGGAGGGCCAAGGGCCCCTGCCGGACCTCGTCGTGGGTGACCACGGCTGGGTCTGCGGGGCAGGTCAGCTGGGGATTGACGCGATCGGGCTCGCCGACACCGACGATCCGGCGCTCTTCGTGGGGGAGGCCGAGGGGCAGGTGTCCGTGGTCGTTCCGCTTGATGACGCTGTGCGGTCCGATTACTACCTACCGCTGACGCGCTATGTACTCAATCGAGCGTGTCTGTCACAGTAGGCGGCCGATCGCTGCTCCTCTTCCCCACTCGCACCACCCGCCCCTAGTCTGGGGAGTGAGCGCACAGCGACGAAGAGTCACCGGAGGGGAAGCCGGTGTGCGTCATGTGCGGAAGGTACAGGTGGGTCATGGCTGCTGGCAGCGAGAGGCCTCTCAACGAGGTCAAGTTCCTTACCGTGGCGGAGGTCGCCTCGGTGATGAGGGTGTCGAAGATGACCGTGTACCGGTTGGTGCACAGTGGTCATCTGCCGGCCATCCGGGTGGGGAGGTCCTTCCGGGTACCGGAGCAAGCGGTTCACGAATACCTCCGCGAGTCCTTTGTGGGGGTGGAATCCGCGTAGCCCGAGCAGGGCGGCTGCCCTCGGATTACAAGCTCGGGGTTATGGCGGGTAGGCTAGGCCGACGTAGGTCGTGTGGGCCCAGACGCCCCGCACCGAGTGAAGAGAAGTGAGCGAGGGTAGTCGTGGGCTCTGTTATCAAGAAGCGGCGCAAGCGGATGGCGAAGAAGAAGCACCGCAAGCTGCTCAAGCGCACCCGCGTTCAGCGTCGTAACAAGAAGTAGTTCGTTACGGCAGCTGTACGTGTCATCACGGCCCCTCCACCGTTTCGGTGGAGGGGCCGCGGTGCGTCCACTGGCGAAACAGCGTCGTGCGGTCATCACAGCGCAACACCGAACCGCTACGGTGACGGATAAGGGTGGGGTGGACCTAAGGGAAGGCGCTGATCTTGGGCAAGGTCGTGCTCGTCACCGGTGTGGCCCGGCAGCTCGGAGGGCGGCTGGTACGGCGCATCCTCCGGGATCCCGGAGTGGACCGGGTGATCGGTGTCGATGCGGTGGACCCCGAGCACCATCTGGGCGGTGCCGACTTCGTACGCGCCGACATCCGCCAGCCGGCCATTGCGCGGGTGCTGGCCGAGCACGACGTCGACACGGTCGTGCACATGGACGTGACCGGTACGCCGCTCGGCGCCGGCGGCCGGACGACGGTCAAGGAGACCAACGTCATCGGCACCATGCAGCTGCTCGGGGCCTGCCAGAAGTCGCCGACGGTCAAGCGGCTGGTGATCAAGTCGAGTACGAGCGTGTACGGCTCGGCACCCCGCGACCCCGCGGTGTTCACCGAGACCACACCGCCCAAGTCCCTGCCCAGCGGCGGCTTTGCGAAGGACGCTGTCGAGGTCGAGGGGTACGTCCGCGGGTTCGCCCGCAGACGCCCGGACGTCGCCGTGTGCGTCCTGCGGTTCGCGAACATCCTCGGCCCGTGCGCCGATTCCCCGCTGGCTGAGTTCTTCTCGCTGCCCGTCATGCCGACCGTCTTCGGCTACGACCCGCGGCTGCAGTTCGTCCATGAGGACGATGTGATCGACGTGCTGCGGATCGCGCTCGACGAGCCGCGGCGCGGCACACTCAACAGCGGCACGTTCAACATCGCGGGCGACGGAGTGCTGCTGCTCTCGCAGTGCTCACGGCGTCTCGGGCGGCCGACACTGCCGGTTCTGCTGCCCGCGGTCACCTGGGTCGGCTCCGCGCTGCGTACGCTCGGTGTCACGGACTTCTCGCCCGAGCAGATCCGGCTGCTGACGCACGGCCGGGTGGTGAGTACGACGCAGATGCGCGAGACCCTGGGCTTCCAGCCGAAGTTCACGACCGCGGAGGCCTTCGCGGACTTCGCCCGCAGCCGGGGGCCGGGGCTGCTGCCGCCGGAGGCCCTGGCGGACGCCGTGGACCAATTGGCGGCGGCGCTGCCGGTCGGCGCCGGCCGGTCCGCCGGTCCGGCCTCCTCCCCCCAGACGACTCAGAGCGACGCCGAATAAGGAGCGCAGCCAACGATGGCGGACGCCAAGGTCATTCCGTTCGACGACGACCGTTCGCGCGGCAGCGCGCAGCGTGCTGCGCGACGGCGCCCCACGGGCGGCACGAGCCGGCGCAAGGCCGATCCCGGCGGTATGCGGGAGATGCCCGTGAGCCCGCTGCCCGCACAGCAGCCGGTGCTGAAGGCGTCGGACGCCGCCGAGCCGGAGCCGCCGGTGCAGCCGTCGGTGGAGCGGGGCGGCGGCTGGGACCGGCGGATCGCCGGCGGGCTTGCGTTCCTGCGCCGCCGGATCACCGGGGACTACGAGGTCGACGAGTTCGGCTACGACGAGGACCTCACCGACCAGGTCCTGATGTCGATGGTCCGGCCGCTGTACGAGAAGTACTTCCGTGTCGAGGTGAAGGGGATCGAGAACATCCCCTCCGACGGCGGAGCGCTGGTGGTGGCCAACCACTCGGGCACGCTGCCGCTGGACGGTCTGATGATGCAGGTCGCCGTCCACGACAACCATCCGGCGGGCCGTCATCTGCGGCTGCTCGCCGCGGATCTGGTCTTCATGCTGCCGGTGGTCAATGAACTCGCCCGCAAGGCCGGGCACACGCTGGCATGCTCCGAGGACGCCGAGCGGCTCCTTCAGCGCGGTGAGGTCGTCGGGGTGATGCCGGAGGGCTTCAAGGGCATCGGGAAGCCGTTCAGCGACCGCTACAAGCTTCAGAGGTTCGGGCGGGGCGGGTTCGTCTCCACGGCGCTGCGGGCGGGGGCTCCGATCGTGCCGTGCTCGATCGTGGGGGCGGAGGAGATCTACCCGATGATCGGCAACGCGAAGACGCTCGCGCGGCTGCTGGGTTTCCCGTACTTCCCGATCACGCCGACGTTCCCGTGGCTCGGTCCGCTGGGTGCGGTGCCGCTGCCGACGAAGTGGACGATCCAGTTCGGGGAGCCGATCCCGACGGACGGATATCCGCCGGAGGCGGCGGAGGACCCGATGCTGATGTTCAACCTGACGGACCAGGTGCGGGAGCAGATCCAGCACACGCTCTACAAGCTGCTGGTGCAGCGGCGGTCGGTGTTCTTCTAGCGTCTGCCGTTCGGCTCAGCACATGCCGGAGGGGCTGGATTTCTCCAGCCCCTCCGGCCTTGCTGTGTGTCAGTTGTCGTCCTCGGCCTCCAGGCCGAGACCCGGCAGGATTCCCGGCAGCAGCGGCGGGATGGTGATGTCCGGCTGCGGCGGGAACGGGTCCTTGCCCGAGGGCGAGGGTGTGTCGCCGTTCGTCGGAGGGTCGAGCAGATCGCCCGGGTCACCGCCGAGCAGACCGTCGTCCGACGCTTCACCGGAACCCGAGGGCTTCGGCTGGCCGGCCTCGCCCGGACGGGACTCGCCCGTGCCCGGCGCGGACGGTGTCGTACGACTGCTGCCCGGGCTCGATGTGCGGTCCGAGTCCTGCGAGGAGGCTCCGGGACGCTGACCGCCGCCACGGCTCTGCTCCGGGGCGCGGGGCAGCAGCGACTGAAGCGGCTCGACCTCTTGGTCTATGGCGTCGAAGACGTCGTTGACGTCGTCGCCGACATCGGTCAGCTGGGCCGGCAGCCGGTCCCGCAGCCCGTTCCACGCGTCACGGTGGGCGCGTGAGAACGAGTTGAGCTTCTGGATCGGTCCGAGCGAGCCGTCCCGTTCGTACGCCTCGTGGAGCAGCCGGTGGCCCTCGCCCGCGTCGTGCCGCACGCCGGTGAGGGCGCGGCGGACCTCGCCCAGTGATTCGTGGTCCAGGGCGCCCGCCCGTCCGCGCTCCATGAGGCGGCGGGCCTCACTGAGCCGGGTGGATGCCTGGTCGAGGTACAGCTCGCCGCGGTCGGACTCGCCTTCCGCCATACCGAGCCGGATGTCCTCCATGCCGCGCTTCAGCCCGTACAGCGTGTCACCTGGAAGGGCGTCGGAACTGGCAGCGGCCACTCCGCTGAAGGCTCCCGCGGCGACACCGACGGTCAGACCGCCGGCCGCGAGACCCTTCGACCAGCGGGAGCGTGGTCGCAATTTCCGGAGCGGGGAAGCCCGATGGGCGCCGCGGCCGGTCGTCCGCTGCTCGGGCACCGTAGGGCCCGCGGACCTGCCTCCCGAGGCCGTGCCTTCCTGGAGCATGGCTTCCATGGCGGCTACGAGCTGCGCTCGCTGCACCACTTTGACCTCGGGATCCATTACCGGTCCCGGCAGCTCGCCGAGACCGTTCGCCAGCGCCAACAGCCGTCCGTGCTCGGTCGGTTCGACCGCATCATCCGGCTGCTCGGCCGCCTGATCTTCCAAGGCCTGGGCGAAGGCGTTCGCCCGCCGGTGCGCCGAAACGTTCGCGATCACTGGCGGCACCTCCTCTCGTCATGACGGTCGACTCCCCTCGGGGTCCGGAAGGTTGCACACCTTGAGCGCAACCACACGATCGAGTGAGTGGCTGCGGGCACGGCGTGACCACAGGGAGCCTGCATCCCGCACAACGAGCGTCGCGGCACTTGGGTTACGCGCGAAAGATGATCGGACCAGTGCGTCATCGTGGCGTCACCGATTGTGAGTTGGGGTCGGTCAGCGGGCGTCGTCGGGCAGGAGGCGGGCCAGGGTGCGTACGGCACGGTACTGGAGGGTCTTGATCGCACCCTCGTTCTTGCCCATCACCCTGGCGGTCTCCGCGACCGACAAGCCTTGCAGGAAGCGCAGAGTCACGCATTCCTGCTGCTGAGGATTGAGTTTCTTGACGGCTTCCAGCAGCGCGGCATTGGACAGGGACTCCAGGACGGAGTCCTCCGGACTGCGTTCGACCTCGTTGGCGTCGAGCATCTCGCCGGTCGTGACCTCCAGCCGGAAGCGGCTGGACTTGAAGTGGTCGGCGACCAGGTTCCGCGCGATCGTGACCAGCCAGGCCCCGAAGTCGCGGCCCTGCCAGGTGAAGGTGGAGATTCGGCGCAGGGCCCGCAGGAACGTCTCACTCGTGAGGTCCTCCGCCGTCGCCTTCCCGCCCACCCGGTAGTAGATGTAGCGGTAGACAGTGTCGCTGTACTGGTCGTAGAGACGGCCGAATGCTTCCGCCTCGCCCGCCTGGGCGCGTTCGACCAGCTCCATCATGCGGGCGCTGTCGCTGTCGGCGCTGGGCCGGCGGGCGGTGGTCGAGGCGCCGGAGCCGCCCCGGCTGCTCCGTCTGCCGACCGCGCGGCCGTCGGCCAGGGCGTAGCAGGGAGCGGCGGGGCCGCTGGTGGCGAGGCGGGGCATGGCAAGGGCGGGGCCGGCGTACGCGGTGGGGACGAAACCGCGCAGGTGGTCGAGGACCGCCGCGCGGAGCGTAGCCAGGCCCGAGGCGTCAACCCCGACGTGTGGGTACACGGGACTCCCAGAGGCAGAGCTTCCATCACGTGCAGTGCGGGAATGTTCACCCGTCGTGGCGACTGGTGGGTTCCCGTATGCGTTTGAGGAGAATAACGCTTCGTACAGGCAGTGCTACACCCAGTTGCTCAAATCATCGTTTCCGTCGCTTCTGTTACGCCTCGGTGGCGGTTCAAGTAGCAGATCGTGAACGTTTGTTGATCGAAAAGCTTCGCGATATGACTCATCGCAGGGTGCGCCGCAGCCTGTTCCCTGCGGCCGGGAGCGTCCCGGATCGTCGCTCTGCGTGTCAGCGGCGGCGGCGGTGCAGGGCGACCGCGGCGGCCGTACCACCGGCGATGGCGCCGACGCCGGCCGCCGCCGGGATGCCGACCTTGGCCGCCTTGCGGCCGGTGCGGTAGTCACGCAGTCGCCATTCGCGCTCGCGTGCGTGCTTGCGCAGCTTCGTGTCCGGATTGATCGCATACGGATGCCCGACGAGCGAAAGCATCGGGATGTCGTTGTGCGAATCGCTGTACGCGGCGCAGCGGGCGAGCTCCAGGCCCTCGGCCGCGGCCAGGGCGCGGACCGCCTCGGCCTTCGCCGGGCCGTGCAGCGGCTCGCCGACGAGCTTCCCGGTGTAGACGCCGTCGACGGACTCGGCGACCGTGCCCAGTGCGCCGGTCAGGCCGAGGCGGCGGGCGATGATCGTCGCGGTCTCCACCGGGGCGGCGGTCACCAGCCAGACCTTCTGGCCCGCGTCCAGGTGCGCCTGCGCGAGCGCGCGGGTGCCGGGCCAGATGCGGTCGGCCATGTACTCGTCGTAGATCTCCTCGCCGATGCTCATCAGTTCGGAGACGCGGTGCCCCTTCACGATGGACAGGGCGGACTCGCGGACGTCCTGCATGTGCTCGGGGTCCTCGACCCCGGCGAGCCGGAACCAGGTCTGCTGCCAGGCGAATCTGGCCAGCTCACGGCGCTGGAAGAACTTCCGCTTGTACAGGCCGCGGCCGAAGTGGAAGATCGCGGCGCCCTGCATCACGGTGTTGTCGAGGTCGAAGAAGGCGGCGGCCCGATCGTCCCCGAGGACGGGGAAGTCGGGTTCGGCGGGCGGGGCGAAGCCGTCCAGCGTGCCGAATTCGTCGAGCTGCTGCGACGTCTTGCGCGCTGCCTCGGCTGCTGCCTCGCCGGCGAGCACGCTCCTTGCGGTGGCGGAGCGCCTACGGGGGGTGAGCCATCCCAGTGCGGCCATGGCGTGAGCATAGCCAGTCTGTTCGGGACTTCCCGACACGCCGGTGTGCCATGGCGTGAACTCTGCGCGACCGCTCTGTTAAACGGGTGATGCCGCTCTGCCGGGGGGCGCGGCGCGGGGGACCGGGCAGGCCGTGCACGGGCGGAGAATGGCTCCATGAGTCCTCTGTTGCGGCGCGCGAAGAAGAAGCCCGGCGAGCGAGTGGTGACGCTGATCGGCAAACCGGAGTGTCATCTGTGCGACGACGCCCGGGCGGTCGTCGAGGAGGTGTGCGCCGAGACGGGCGCGTCGTGGGAGGAGAAGGACATCACCCAGGACGAGGCGCTGCACCGGGCGTACTGGGAGCAGATCCCGGTGGTGCTCGTCGACGGCGAGCAGCACACGTTCTGGAGGGTGGACCCGGGGCGGCTGCGGCGCGCGCTGGGGGCCTGACTCCCCCTTATGGCCGACTGCGGCGCCGCGCACGGCCGCGGGGGGCTGTTCGGCGGGTGTTCCGGCACTGTCACGGCTCTATCGGGACGCGAGGGGGACAGGGCACAGTAGACGGTCTCGGGGCGTATACGTGAGGAGTGTGTACGGGTTTGCCCCCTTCGGAGCCCCAACGGGCCGATGCGGTTCGAGGTTCCAGGTTCACGCGCGCGAAATGCGTGACCCCGGTCACTTTGCGCGGACAAAACGGACACCATCTTTGTGCACGCGTTCACAAAGACATAGCCTGCATTCGACGGGGCGGTCTTGGAACACACGGCCGCCTGCAGCCTCGCTCATCCCGCAGGAGCACCGTGGCAACTGGCCGAAATCACCGACCGGCGACCCGTAGCCGAGGAATCCCCGAGGCCACCGTCGCCCGGCTTCCGCTGTACCTCCGCGCCCTCACGGCGCTGTCCGAGCGTTCCGTGCCGACCGTCTCCTCCGAGGAGCTGGCGGCCGCGGCGGGCGTGAACTCGGCGAAGCTGCGCAAGGACTTCTCCTACCTCGGCTCGTACGGCACCCGGGGCGTCGGCTACGACGTGGAGTACCTCGTCTACCAGATCTCCCGCGAGCTGGGGCTCACGCAGGACTGGCCCGTGGTGATCGTCGGTATCGGTAACCTCGGCGCCGCGCTCGCCAACTACGGCGGCTTCGCCTCCCGTGGCTTCCGGGTCGCCGCGTTGATAGACGCGGACCCGACGATGGCCGGCAAGCCCGTCGCCGGCATCCCCGTCCAGCACACGGACGAGCTCGAGAAGATCATCAGCGACAACGGTGTGTCGATCGGCGTCATCTCCACGCCCGCCGGTGCCGCCCAGCAGGTGTGCGAGCGGCTGATCGCCGCCGGTGTCACCTCCATCCTCAACTTCGCCCCCACCGTCCTCTCCGTGCCCGACGGCGTCGATGTGCGCAAGGTCGACCTCTCGATCGAGCTGCAGATCCTCGCCTTCCACGAGCAGCGGAAGGCCGGCGAGGAGGCCGAGGCCGCGGCAGGCCGGAAGGGACCCGACGGGGACATGCCCGCCGTGATGCCGGCATGAGCCTCCTGGTCGTCGGACTGAGCCACCGCAGCGCGCCGGTCAGCGTGCTGGAGCGGGCGTCGCTGTCCGCGGACGCGCAGGTCAAGCTGCTGCACGACACGCTCGCCGCGGAGCCGGCGGCGGAGGCCGCGGTGCTGGCCACCTGCAACCGCATCGAGCTCTACGCCGACGTGGACAAGTTCCACGCGGGTGTGGCCGAGCTGTCCACCCTGCTCGCGCAGCACAGCGGGGTGGGGCTGGAGGAGCTCACCCCCTATCTGTACGTGCACTACGAGGACCGTGCGGTGCACCACCTGTTCTCGGTGGCGTGCGGGCTGGACTCGATGGTCGTGGGCGAGGGGCAGATCCTCGGCCAGATCAAGGACGCGCTGGCGCTGGGGCAGGAACTGCACACCGCCGGGCGGCTGATCAACGACCTGTTCCAGCAGGCGCTGCGGGTCGGCAAGCGCGCCCACAGCGAGACCGGGATCGACCGGGCCGGGCAGTCGCTCGTGACCTTCGGCCTGGAGCAGCTCGCGGAGGGCGCGGACGTCGAGAAGTGGGCGGCGGACAAGCGGGTGCTGGTGATCGGCGCCGGCTCGATGTCCTCGCTCGCCGCGACGACGCTGGCGCGCCTCGGTGTGGGCGAGCTCGTCGTCGCCAACCGGACGCTGGACCGCGCTGAACGACTGGCCTCCGTGCTCGCGGAGACGGGCGGGGTGACCGCGCGGGCGGTGCCCATGGCTGCGGTCGCCGACGAACTGACACGTGCCGATGCGGTGGTGTCCTGCACCGGAGCGACCGGTCTCGTCCTGACGGCGGAGTCGGTCGCGACCGCGCTGGCCGAGCATGTGGTGCCGGTGGGCGCGGACGCCGCGTCGGCGGTCCAGGACCTGCGCGCGCCCGACGGCAGCCTGGTCGCGCGGCTGGCCGAGTTCGCCGCGCGGGACGGGCGGGTCGCGGACCTCACCGTCGGCGCCGAGCCCCGGGTCCCTGCCCCCGATGCCGCGACGCAGGCCGGGTCCGCGAGCGGCGAGGCCGTCTGTCCCGTGGGACTGGACGAGCTGCACGTCGCGGAGACGCTGGCCCAGCACGGCGCCTGGATGGAGAACGCCGAGCGGACCCTGCCGCGCAACCCCGCACCCGTGCGCACCAACGGCGCGGTGCGTATCGGACTGCTCGATCTCGCCATGCCGCGGGACATCGATCACGCCGTCCACCGGCTCCCCGGTGTGCGGCTCGTCGACATCGAATCGCTCGCCGAGGCGTCCGCCGACGCCCCGATGGCCGCCGATGTCGATCAGGTGCGCAGCATCGTGTCCGACGAGGTCGCCGCGTTCGGTGCCGCCCAGCGGGCCGCGCGCATCACGCCGACCGTCGTCGCGCTGCGCACCATGGCCGCCGATGTCGTCGCCGGTGAGATCGCGCGCCTGGAGGGGCGGCTCACCGGTCTCGACGAGAAGCAGCGCGCCGAGATCAACCAGACCGTCCGCCGCGTCGTCGACAAGCTGCTCCACGCGCCCACCGTGCGCGTCAAGCAGCTCGCCAGCGAGCCCGGCGGCGCCGGATACGCCGACGCACTGCGGACGCTCTTCGACCTCGACCCGGAGACGGTCGCCTCCGTCAGCCGGGCCGACATGAATGACGCAGACGTCAAGAACCGAGGGCGAGTATGACCGAGAGGGCACTGAGACTCGGGACCAGGCGCAGCAAGCTCGCCATGGCCCAGTCCGGGCAAGTGGCTCAG is a genomic window containing:
- a CDS encoding MFS transporter; translation: MTDARLGQRLRRGRASLALSFFAQGVAFALLVTRIPAVQDRYGISDALLPVFLAAVPILAGAGSVVTERLVRRIAPSAVLRWSQPVVMLALLGVAAGTDVWQVAVSLGVFGLAVGALDASMNMLGVSLQRAYGRSIMLGFHAAYSLGGIAGASLAWAGAHWDLSLLVSYLPVVGVLLPVVLVASRWYADQEPVPQTQAQAGERDGAGVGFRLLLPFCLVMAFAYIGDSTVSNWSAKYLQDVLGSSEEVATVPYNAYMVTTLLGRAVGDLGVRRFGAVAVVRCGTVLAAAGFAVVAVAPGPAVGILGFTLLGFGLCVIVPQTFAAAGRRAVEAGGPGASDAAVARLNVFNYVGFLVGSPLVGALGDAWSYRWAMVVPMVLVLVTLRYARSFGAEPAGYGGGHERPRIVDVGRGGNEV
- a CDS encoding acetoin utilization protein AcuC; this encodes MSGRGLLMWDEAVTKYDFGSSHPMDPVRLALTMGLVRAYGLDRALDVVSAKSAGDSTLRLVHREDYVAAVRAASADPKSADQSYGLGTMDDPAFAGMHEASALIAGQSVGAAEAVWRGEAAHAVNFAGGLHHAMPGAASGFCIYNDASLAIARLLELGAERVAYVDVDVHHGDGVQAAFWDDPRVLTISMHEHPRMLFPGTGWPEETGGDGAAAGSAVNLALPAGTGDEGWLRAFHAVVPELLADFRPDVLVTQHGADTHFEDPLAHLAVSLDAQRAVQESCHALAHDHVDGGRWVALGGGGYAVVDVVPRSWTHLVGIAGHAPVDPESVIPSTWRDEVYARTRQLGPGRMTDGRTPTWREWEAGYDPADRLDQAVLATRRTVFPLRGLLP
- a CDS encoding phosphatase, with amino-acid sequence MLSTGALRAHILAARLAGSVATSREASLRSYRLFAARDPRATLGLLPERDWSERELIALMADRCGVSDDPSCVDGPDVIDPERTLTALAAFAERLGAVAARGGAVLLGTGHPHRLLGFYAGLADALSAAGCVVLTPAQGRCVDITTRFGVRTYNLEYVRGVAMVREAGARGAASETGAHSHSPLPVRVALEGVAEGQGPLPDLVVGDHGWVCGAGQLGIDAIGLADTDDPALFVGEAEGQVSVVVPLDDAVRSDYYLPLTRYVLNRACLSQ
- a CDS encoding helix-turn-helix domain-containing protein, which translates into the protein MAAGSERPLNEVKFLTVAEVASVMRVSKMTVYRLVHSGHLPAIRVGRSFRVPEQAVHEYLRESFVGVESA
- a CDS encoding 30S ribosomal protein bS22 translates to MGSVIKKRRKRMAKKKHRKLLKRTRVQRRNKK
- a CDS encoding NAD-dependent epimerase/dehydratase family protein, with amino-acid sequence MGKVVLVTGVARQLGGRLVRRILRDPGVDRVIGVDAVDPEHHLGGADFVRADIRQPAIARVLAEHDVDTVVHMDVTGTPLGAGGRTTVKETNVIGTMQLLGACQKSPTVKRLVIKSSTSVYGSAPRDPAVFTETTPPKSLPSGGFAKDAVEVEGYVRGFARRRPDVAVCVLRFANILGPCADSPLAEFFSLPVMPTVFGYDPRLQFVHEDDVIDVLRIALDEPRRGTLNSGTFNIAGDGVLLLSQCSRRLGRPTLPVLLPAVTWVGSALRTLGVTDFSPEQIRLLTHGRVVSTTQMRETLGFQPKFTTAEAFADFARSRGPGLLPPEALADAVDQLAAALPVGAGRSAGPASSPQTTQSDAE
- a CDS encoding lysophospholipid acyltransferase family protein, with product MADAKVIPFDDDRSRGSAQRAARRRPTGGTSRRKADPGGMREMPVSPLPAQQPVLKASDAAEPEPPVQPSVERGGGWDRRIAGGLAFLRRRITGDYEVDEFGYDEDLTDQVLMSMVRPLYEKYFRVEVKGIENIPSDGGALVVANHSGTLPLDGLMMQVAVHDNHPAGRHLRLLAADLVFMLPVVNELARKAGHTLACSEDAERLLQRGEVVGVMPEGFKGIGKPFSDRYKLQRFGRGGFVSTALRAGAPIVPCSIVGAEEIYPMIGNAKTLARLLGFPYFPITPTFPWLGPLGAVPLPTKWTIQFGEPIPTDGYPPEAAEDPMLMFNLTDQVREQIQHTLYKLLVQRRSVFF
- a CDS encoding DUF5667 domain-containing protein, with the protein product MIANVSAHRRANAFAQALEDQAAEQPDDAVEPTEHGRLLALANGLGELPGPVMDPEVKVVQRAQLVAAMEAMLQEGTASGGRSAGPTVPEQRTTGRGAHRASPLRKLRPRSRWSKGLAAGGLTVGVAAGAFSGVAAASSDALPGDTLYGLKRGMEDIRLGMAEGESDRGELYLDQASTRLSEARRLMERGRAGALDHESLGEVRRALTGVRHDAGEGHRLLHEAYERDGSLGPIQKLNSFSRAHRDAWNGLRDRLPAQLTDVGDDVNDVFDAIDQEVEPLQSLLPRAPEQSRGGGQRPGASSQDSDRTSSPGSSRTTPSAPGTGESRPGEAGQPKPSGSGEASDDGLLGGDPGDLLDPPTNGDTPSPSGKDPFPPQPDITIPPLLPGILPGLGLEAEDDN